The proteins below are encoded in one region of Macaca nemestrina isolate mMacNem1 chromosome 10, mMacNem.hap1, whole genome shotgun sequence:
- the LOC112425262 gene encoding olfactory receptor 6C6-like: protein MKNQSMDIVFTLLGLTNDPLLQIVIFLFLFCNYILSLMGNLTIILLTLLDPRLKTPMYFFLQNFSFLEISFTTVCIPRFLTSILTGDKTISYNACATQLFFFLLLGVTEFYLLAAMSYDRYIAICKPLHYPIIMSSKVCYELVFISWVTGFLIIFPPLVLGLKLDFCASKTIDHFLCDTSPILQISCSDTRFIELMAFILAVLTLIITLLLVIFSYTYIIKTILKFPSVQQQTKALSTCSSHMIVVSITYGSCIFMYMKPSAKERVTLTKGVAVLNTSVAPLLNPFIYTLRNQQVKEALKDMLQRFCYFLNKTKFGYK, encoded by the coding sequence atgaagaaccaATCAATGGACATAGTGTTCACTCTGCTTGGATTGACAAATGACCCTCTACTACAGattgtgatttttctgtttctattttgtaATTATATCCTGAGCCTGATGGGGAACTTAACCATCATTCTCCTCACCCTGCTGGATCCACGGCTCAAGACTCCAATGTATTTCTTCCTCCAAAATTTCTCCTTCTTAGAAATTTCATTCACAACTGTTTGCATTCCACGATTCTTGACAAGCATTCTGACTGGAGACAAGACAATTTCCTACAATGCTTGTGCAACTCAATtattcttcttccttttattaGGAGTTACTGAGTTTTACCTCCTGGCTGCCATGTCCTATGATCGCTACATTGCCATCTGCAAACCACTGCATTATCCAATCATTATGAGCAGCAAAGTGTGCTACGAACTTGTATTCATCTCTTGGGTAACTGGATTCCTAATCATCTTTCCCCCTTTGGTCTTGGGACTCAAGCTGGATTTCTGTGCTTCCAAAACTATTGATCACTTCTTATGTGACACTTCTCCTATTCTACAGATTTCTTGCTCAGATACACGTTTTATAGAATTAATGGCTTTTATCTTAGCTGTGCTGACACTCATCATCACGTTGTTGTTAGTGATCTTCTCCTACACATACATCATCAAAACCATTCTAAAATTCCCTTCTGTTCAACAGCAAACCAAGGCTTTATCCACTTGTTCTTCACACATGATTGTTGTCTCTATTACTTATGGGAGTTGTATCTTTATGTATATGAAACCATCAGCAAAAGAAAGGGTGACTTTAACTAAAGGAGTAGCTGTGCTCAATACCTCTGTTGCCCCTTTACTCAATCCCTTCATTTATACTCTAAGGAACCAGCAGGTGAAAGAAGCTCTCAAGGATATGCTTCaaagattttgttattttctaaacaAGACAAAATTTGGATATAAATAA